In one Acetobacter sp. genomic region, the following are encoded:
- a CDS encoding HlyD family secretion protein: MADGQQTQDSTQDEKKKPEKKRNPLIRVILILALLLIIIGAAVYWFMHRFEIETDDAFTAGRSITIAPHVAGYVTELLVDDNQFVHAGQLLARIDSRDWQAERDRAIASVQQSEASMTAHQMMLAVAEKNFPGRLTAAQAELSAAKADEFKALTDYRRQHSVEHAATTQQDIDYSKAALDQARAHVQQAEAQVVIATPVEPNIGNARAAVAGDSADLASAKAALVKAELNLGWTEIRAPHDGWISQRNIERGNYVTAGQSLFSIVEPEVWVIANYKETQITNMRPGQQVDISIDAYPSHDLHGHIDSLQKGTGATFSAFPPENATGNYVKIVQRVPVKIRIDSGLNPDIPLALGLSAVPVVHTDSAAARGSDGHVVNRDPGHEQLEQGNP, encoded by the coding sequence ATGGCCGACGGACAGCAGACACAGGACAGCACGCAGGACGAAAAGAAGAAGCCGGAGAAAAAGCGGAATCCGCTGATCCGCGTCATCCTTATTCTTGCGCTTCTGCTGATTATCATCGGCGCCGCTGTTTACTGGTTCATGCACCGCTTCGAAATCGAGACGGATGACGCCTTTACGGCAGGGCGTTCCATCACCATTGCGCCGCACGTCGCCGGATACGTGACTGAGTTGCTGGTGGACGATAACCAGTTCGTTCACGCCGGGCAGTTGCTCGCCCGCATCGACAGCCGTGACTGGCAGGCCGAGCGTGACCGCGCCATCGCCAGTGTCCAGCAGAGCGAGGCCAGCATGACCGCTCACCAGATGATGCTGGCTGTGGCCGAGAAAAACTTCCCCGGACGACTGACGGCGGCGCAGGCCGAGCTGTCTGCCGCGAAAGCGGATGAGTTCAAGGCGTTGACCGATTACAGGCGGCAGCATTCGGTCGAGCATGCGGCGACGACTCAGCAGGATATTGATTATTCCAAGGCGGCGCTTGATCAGGCCAGAGCCCATGTGCAGCAGGCTGAGGCGCAGGTTGTGATAGCGACCCCGGTCGAGCCGAATATTGGCAATGCGCGGGCGGCTGTCGCAGGAGACAGCGCTGATCTGGCAAGCGCAAAGGCGGCGCTGGTCAAGGCGGAGCTGAATCTGGGCTGGACAGAAATCCGCGCTCCGCATGACGGCTGGATTTCACAACGCAATATCGAGCGTGGCAATTACGTGACGGCCGGGCAGAGCCTGTTCTCAATCGTGGAGCCTGAAGTCTGGGTGATTGCGAACTACAAGGAAACGCAGATCACCAATATGCGGCCGGGGCAGCAGGTGGATATCTCCATTGACGCCTATCCCTCGCATGATCTGCATGGCCATATCGACTCGCTGCAGAAGGGAACCGGCGCGACTTTCAGTGCTTTCCCGCCTGAAAATGCGACCGGAAACTACGTGAAGATCGTGCAGCGTGTCCCTGTGAAAATCCGTATCGACAGTGGACTCAATCCGGACATTCCGCTGGCGCTGGGTCTCTCGGCCGTGCCCGTCGTGCATACGGACAGCGCTGCCGCACGTGGTTCCGATGGACATGTCGTCAACCGTGATCCCGGCCACGAACAGCTGGAGCAGGGCAACCCATGA
- a CDS encoding ATP-binding protein: MTSTIELGEIVGGGPAMMNLAELLATRLLVQGNSGSGKSHLLRRLLEQTGNLVQQAIIDPEGDFVSLAEAYSHLVIDAAEHTEVALQAAGERMRVHRASVVLNLEGLDADLQMKRAAAFLGGMFDVPRAHWYPVLVVVDEAQLFAPAAAGEVSDEARRASLGAMTNLMCRGRKRGLAGVIATQRLAKLAKNVAAEASNFLMGRTFLDIDMARAADLLGMERRQAEAFRDLQRGTFVALGPALCRRPVTIRIGKVETESRSAGPVLEPFRPPTEQVADLILAPLPEAEVMQRAKRPVAPPPPDLLTQLATHGASLAETETAEEENAVDPRERRRQMEAVLRDVLAEDDGGFRPPASLYQDFLVRCRIAGFGRDAMDMKSFRRALASARSGISVEAAETSDWQDAEAVASTLPEDMQGVFLYLARAALEQAVCPSDTTVARVYGTHSTGRARRILGWLEEQNVIVLRLDGAGRRRAAIIGLGWETLPGDPGL, translated from the coding sequence ATGACCAGCACCATCGAATTGGGTGAGATTGTCGGCGGCGGCCCGGCAATGATGAATCTCGCCGAACTGCTTGCAACCCGTCTGCTCGTGCAGGGCAACTCGGGCTCCGGAAAATCGCATCTGCTCCGGCGTCTGCTGGAGCAGACGGGAAATCTTGTGCAGCAGGCGATTATCGATCCGGAAGGCGATTTTGTCAGTCTCGCCGAGGCCTACAGCCACCTCGTGATTGATGCGGCGGAACATACGGAAGTGGCGTTACAGGCAGCGGGAGAGCGGATGCGGGTGCATCGGGCGTCCGTGGTCCTCAATCTGGAAGGACTGGACGCCGATCTTCAGATGAAGCGGGCGGCGGCGTTTCTCGGTGGCATGTTCGATGTGCCCCGGGCGCACTGGTATCCGGTGCTGGTCGTGGTGGACGAGGCCCAGCTTTTCGCGCCGGCTGCTGCGGGGGAGGTCTCGGATGAGGCCAGACGGGCCTCGCTGGGGGCGATGACCAACCTGATGTGCCGTGGTCGCAAGCGCGGACTGGCCGGCGTGATCGCGACGCAGCGGCTGGCCAAGCTCGCTAAGAACGTCGCTGCTGAAGCCTCCAACTTTCTGATGGGTCGCACGTTTCTTGATATCGACATGGCGCGTGCGGCCGATCTGCTTGGAATGGAACGGAGGCAGGCGGAAGCCTTCCGCGATCTTCAGCGTGGCACGTTTGTTGCGCTTGGTCCGGCCCTGTGTCGCCGCCCTGTCACGATCCGGATCGGGAAGGTTGAAACTGAAAGCCGTTCAGCGGGTCCAGTGCTGGAACCGTTCAGGCCTCCGACCGAGCAGGTGGCTGATCTGATTCTCGCGCCCCTGCCCGAAGCGGAGGTGATGCAGCGTGCAAAGCGTCCCGTCGCGCCGCCGCCGCCGGATTTGCTGACACAGCTCGCCACACATGGGGCTTCTCTGGCTGAAACGGAGACCGCCGAGGAAGAGAACGCTGTCGATCCGCGTGAGCGTCGCAGGCAGATGGAAGCGGTTCTGCGGGATGTGCTGGCGGAAGATGATGGTGGATTCCGTCCACCGGCTTCGCTCTATCAGGATTTCCTCGTCCGGTGTCGTATCGCCGGATTCGGACGGGATGCGATGGATATGAAGAGTTTCCGGCGTGCGCTCGCATCGGCCCGGAGCGGTATCAGTGTTGAAGCCGCGGAAACATCCGACTGGCAGGACGCGGAAGCTGTGGCGTCGACGCTGCCCGAAGACATGCAGGGGGTGTTTCTCTATCTGGCGCGCGCGGCGCTGGAGCAGGCGGTCTGTCCTTCGGACACAACAGTCGCCAGGGTCTATGGAACGCACTCGACCGGGCGCGCGCGGCGTATTCTGGGATGGCTCGAAGAGCAGAACGTCATCGTGCTCAGGCTGGATGGCGCGGGGCGTCGTCGTGCGGCGATTATCGGTCTGGGCTGGGAGACGTTGCCGGGAGATCCCGGACTGTAG
- a CDS encoding TIGR03862 family flavoprotein produces the protein MTEQSRPQVLVIGGGPSGLAAAEILTGGHCEVTVVDHMPSFGRKFLMAGRSGLNLTNAEQETAFLQRYGAAQDWLAPALSAFSPSMMTVWAEELGQPCFTGSSGRVFPKAMKASPLLRAWLKRLADRGVHFRAGMRWQGWKSNGDVVLVSRNGSEETLRADATVLALGGGSWTRLGSDGGWVPLLSAAGVPVAALRPANCGFHVEWSEGFRERFSGAPLKRIALSFAAETCRGEAVITRKGLEGGAVYTLSALLRDALERDGTADVLLDLRPDFDVSQMTERLKRSRARESLSNRLRKALQLSPVAVGLLRETGEIPADPEQLAQRLKTIPIRLSATEPLERAISSAGGVCQSGVDQRFMLKELPGVFACGEMLDWEAPTGGYLLQAVIATGRAAGQGVLDWLAERELVA, from the coding sequence ATGACAGAGCAAAGCAGGCCACAGGTGCTGGTGATTGGCGGCGGTCCTTCTGGACTTGCGGCCGCTGAAATTCTGACGGGTGGACACTGTGAGGTGACCGTCGTTGATCATATGCCGAGCTTCGGTCGTAAATTTCTGATGGCCGGTCGGAGTGGTCTCAACCTGACGAACGCCGAACAGGAGACCGCTTTTTTGCAGAGATATGGTGCGGCTCAGGATTGGCTTGCGCCCGCTTTATCTGCTTTTTCTCCGTCCATGATGACAGTGTGGGCCGAAGAGCTGGGCCAGCCCTGCTTCACGGGAAGTTCCGGCCGCGTTTTTCCGAAAGCGATGAAGGCGTCGCCGTTGTTGCGGGCCTGGTTGAAGCGGCTTGCGGATCGAGGAGTGCATTTTCGGGCGGGAATGCGGTGGCAGGGCTGGAAGAGTAACGGCGATGTCGTGCTGGTCTCCCGGAACGGTAGTGAAGAGACCCTGAGAGCCGACGCCACGGTGCTGGCTTTAGGTGGCGGGAGTTGGACACGGCTGGGTTCCGACGGCGGATGGGTGCCCCTTCTGTCTGCCGCCGGTGTTCCGGTCGCAGCACTGAGACCGGCTAACTGCGGTTTTCATGTCGAATGGTCGGAGGGATTCAGGGAAAGATTCTCCGGTGCCCCGCTGAAACGCATAGCCTTGTCTTTTGCCGCTGAAACCTGCCGGGGGGAGGCTGTGATCACCCGGAAAGGGCTTGAAGGTGGGGCGGTTTACACCCTGTCGGCGCTTCTGCGGGATGCGCTGGAGCGTGATGGAACGGCTGACGTCCTGCTTGATCTGCGCCCTGATTTCGATGTCTCCCAGATGACGGAAAGACTGAAACGATCCCGTGCTCGGGAAAGCCTTTCCAATCGTCTGCGGAAAGCATTGCAGTTGTCTCCTGTCGCCGTTGGTCTGTTGCGCGAAACAGGAGAAATTCCGGCTGACCCCGAGCAACTGGCGCAACGTCTGAAGACCATTCCAATACGGCTGTCCGCAACGGAACCCCTTGAGCGCGCCATCTCCTCTGCGGGAGGCGTCTGTCAGAGCGGTGTGGATCAGAGGTTTATGCTGAAAGAGCTGCCGGGCGTTTTTGCCTGCGGCGAAATGCTCGACTGGGAAGCCCCCACCGGAGGCTATCTTCTGCAGGCGGTCATCGCGACAGGGCGGGCTGCGGGGCAGGGCGTTCTGGACTGGCTTGCCGAGAGGGAGCTGGTTGCCTGA
- a CDS encoding EscU/YscU/HrcU family type III secretion system export apparatus switch protein: MAESGSGDNTEAPTGRRLEKAREQGNIAQSRELHIFSGLGLATIALVMIVPSSARSFMSQMAGLCDHVEEIHLNPATAAFLLEMSCKMLIMLAFPVVMAAVAGGIATAAMQSGFLFRPEALIPDIGRLNPLKGIKKMFGVSSLIEALKSILKVVVFSLILYGVVKDVLVLAPRTMFWSAETFSAQISKITLRVLIAVLVVQVAIIVLDEGWTRYKRLQDLKMSRQDIKDEMKDSDGDPHVKGRQKQLRMQRSRKLIRKAVQSATVVVTNPTHYAVALSYEVGSSGAPKIVAKGADELAGRIREFAYEAKVPVISNPPLARSLYQFPEDTEIPYEYFQAVAAIIAHVWRLKQPAGTQRTPVM; encoded by the coding sequence ATGGCAGAATCCGGTAGCGGTGATAATACAGAAGCCCCAACGGGACGAAGACTTGAGAAAGCCCGCGAACAGGGTAATATCGCCCAGTCGAGGGAGCTTCATATCTTTTCTGGTCTGGGGCTGGCCACTATCGCTCTGGTTATGATTGTTCCATCCAGCGCACGAAGCTTTATGTCCCAGATGGCGGGTCTCTGTGATCATGTTGAGGAAATTCACCTCAACCCCGCAACTGCGGCTTTCCTTCTGGAAATGAGCTGCAAGATGCTGATTATGCTGGCCTTTCCTGTTGTTATGGCTGCTGTGGCCGGTGGAATTGCAACAGCAGCGATGCAGTCCGGCTTTCTGTTTCGTCCTGAAGCCTTGATACCTGACATAGGAAGATTGAATCCTCTCAAGGGTATCAAGAAGATGTTTGGCGTTTCGAGCCTCATCGAGGCCTTGAAATCCATTCTGAAAGTCGTCGTCTTTTCCCTTATCCTCTATGGTGTGGTGAAGGATGTCCTTGTTCTCGCGCCGAGGACGATGTTCTGGTCCGCTGAAACTTTTTCGGCGCAGATAAGTAAAATCACGCTCAGGGTTCTGATTGCGGTTCTCGTTGTGCAGGTGGCGATCATCGTTCTTGACGAAGGATGGACACGCTACAAAAGACTTCAGGATCTGAAAATGAGCCGTCAGGACATCAAGGATGAGATGAAGGATTCTGATGGCGACCCCCATGTCAAGGGACGTCAGAAACAGTTGCGGATGCAGCGCAGCCGGAAACTGATCAGGAAGGCGGTGCAGTCAGCGACAGTGGTTGTCACGAACCCGACTCACTATGCCGTCGCCCTGTCCTATGAAGTCGGCTCAAGTGGCGCACCAAAGATCGTCGCGAAAGGCGCTGATGAACTGGCTGGACGGATCAGGGAATTTGCTTACGAGGCGAAAGTGCCCGTTATCTCGAACCCGCCTCTGGCCCGCTCCTTGTATCAGTTTCCGGAAGATACTGAAATTCCATACGAATATTTTCAGGCGGTTGCAGCCATTATTGCGCATGTATGGCGTTTGAAGCAGCCCGCCGGGACGCAGCGCACGCCGGTAATGTAA
- a CDS encoding flagellar biosynthetic protein FliR, which produces MNPDLDQFIATLPEQAVIFIAILARVAAMFVAFPAFMFQSTPTTVRAAMAIGVSLLLFPLVQPQFASAVSDDVMVPSRLLILLCSDFLSGALIGWLAQLMMLSFPISVQIMSTFIGISNVLQPDPELGAQSTPLSHLAQLSTTLIVFSSSLYIFPLNALVGSYQIFPPGHFPFLGDAAKTVAKATEYSFFLAFQLAMPVVLIGTIWPIMLGLLSRFSPGLQVYNLAMPAQLLGGIFLLALLLKGMLSVWTHAASAGLVQLPGYGLIH; this is translated from the coding sequence TTGAATCCGGATCTTGATCAGTTTATTGCAACGCTGCCAGAACAGGCGGTAATTTTTATTGCCATTCTTGCAAGAGTGGCCGCGATGTTTGTCGCTTTTCCGGCTTTCATGTTTCAGTCAACGCCGACAACAGTCAGGGCGGCGATGGCAATCGGCGTCAGTCTTCTCCTGTTCCCACTTGTGCAGCCGCAGTTTGCTTCCGCCGTCTCCGATGACGTCATGGTCCCGAGCCGTCTTCTCATACTGCTTTGTTCTGATTTCCTCAGCGGTGCGTTGATCGGATGGCTCGCGCAACTGATGATGCTATCTTTTCCAATTTCCGTTCAGATCATGTCAACATTTATTGGTATATCGAACGTGTTGCAGCCAGACCCGGAACTGGGCGCGCAAAGCACACCGCTGAGCCATCTGGCGCAACTATCGACCACGCTGATTGTTTTTTCTTCCAGTCTTTATATTTTTCCTTTGAATGCGCTTGTGGGCAGTTATCAGATTTTTCCGCCCGGACATTTTCCATTTCTGGGAGATGCTGCCAAAACCGTCGCTAAAGCAACAGAGTATTCCTTTTTTCTGGCATTCCAACTGGCAATGCCCGTCGTTCTGATCGGCACCATATGGCCCATCATGCTGGGGCTTCTAAGTCGTTTCTCGCCGGGATTGCAGGTCTACAATCTTGCAATGCCCGCTCAGTTGCTGGGGGGCATATTTCTGCTGGCCCTGCTGCTTAAGGGCATGCTGTCTGTCTGGACGCATGCGGCATCCGCAGGGCTGGTTCAGTTGCCTGGATACGGACTCATCCATTGA
- a CDS encoding flagellar biosynthetic protein FliQ — protein MNSVDVASVLRETLFVAVKVGAPALLASMAAGLLVSIFQAVTQINESTLAFLPKFLASMAALLVGGPFMYGTLVTYARHVFDQLIVAGAS, from the coding sequence ATGAATTCAGTTGATGTGGCATCCGTATTAAGAGAAACACTTTTTGTGGCCGTAAAGGTAGGCGCTCCTGCATTGCTGGCTTCCATGGCTGCGGGATTGCTGGTGTCCATTTTTCAGGCGGTAACGCAGATCAATGAGTCGACACTGGCGTTTCTTCCCAAATTTCTCGCATCAATGGCGGCGTTGCTGGTGGGTGGGCCTTTCATGTATGGGACACTCGTTACATATGCCCGTCATGTTTTTGATCAGTTGATTGTTGCCGGGGCGTCTTGA
- a CDS encoding flagellar hook-basal body complex protein FliE, whose protein sequence is MIITSATSNSAAAAAYAKTQSSLEMGLPADDADGVVSGASGAQKFGDVLATAIEGAVSSNKEAEMKAASGLTGHGNLTDIVTSVSQAQMVLQTASVVRDKVIQSYQDIMRMTI, encoded by the coding sequence ATGATAATCACTTCGGCCACGAGTAATTCCGCTGCCGCAGCAGCCTATGCCAAAACCCAGTCATCTTTGGAGATGGGGTTGCCGGCAGATGATGCCGATGGAGTCGTGTCCGGCGCATCAGGCGCACAGAAATTTGGCGACGTGCTGGCAACTGCGATCGAGGGAGCCGTTTCCAGCAATAAAGAAGCCGAGATGAAGGCTGCGTCGGGCCTGACGGGGCACGGTAACCTGACTGATATTGTTACCTCTGTGTCTCAGGCTCAAATGGTGCTGCAAACTGCATCTGTTGTGCGTGACAAGGTGATTCAGTCCTATCAGGATATCATGCGTATGACGATTTAA
- the flgC gene encoding flagellar basal body rod protein FlgC has protein sequence MDINATLSISAAGMEAQSERLRVVAENIANKDTVGSTPGADPYRRKTISFENVLDRNTGVSKIRTKKIGHDMSDFEMRYDPTNPAADTKGYVKMPNVNTMVEVVDSHEAQRSYEANLNTFQTTRTMATRTIDLLK, from the coding sequence ATGGATATTAATGCGACATTATCCATCTCCGCGGCAGGAATGGAGGCTCAGTCAGAGAGACTGCGTGTCGTGGCAGAAAATATCGCCAACAAGGACACTGTCGGTTCCACACCTGGCGCTGATCCTTATCGCAGAAAAACCATTTCATTCGAAAATGTTCTTGATAGAAACACGGGGGTCTCAAAAATAAGGACCAAGAAAATCGGACACGATATGTCCGATTTCGAAATGCGTTATGATCCAACGAATCCTGCTGCGGATACAAAGGGCTATGTCAAAATGCCCAATGTGAACACCATGGTTGAGGTTGTTGACTCGCATGAGGCCCAGAGATCCTACGAGGCGAATCTGAATACCTTTCAGACAACCCGCACAATGGCAACCCGGACAATAGATCTTCTGAAATGA
- a CDS encoding flagellar basal body rod protein FlgB — protein sequence MFDASRPAAGGVDLFGLAQKRLEWLDNREQLLASNIANANTPEYVAKDMAPFESALSQFGGQLTRTSERHIAGRKGMDQKSDEASGTQSLDGNRVSLENQMQLVAETSDQQRLATNVYTSYRNMLNSVLGK from the coding sequence ATGTTTGATGCTTCACGTCCCGCTGCGGGTGGGGTTGATCTTTTTGGTCTGGCTCAGAAGCGGCTGGAATGGCTGGATAATCGCGAGCAGCTGCTGGCATCCAATATTGCGAATGCAAATACGCCCGAATACGTCGCAAAGGATATGGCACCCTTTGAGAGTGCGCTGTCTCAGTTCGGCGGTCAGCTTACGAGAACTTCGGAACGTCATATTGCTGGCAGAAAAGGCATGGATCAGAAATCAGATGAAGCTTCGGGCACCCAGTCGCTGGACGGTAACCGCGTTTCTCTTGAGAACCAGATGCAGCTCGTTGCCGAAACATCGGATCAACAGAGGCTCGCCACCAATGTCTACACAAGTTATCGGAACATGCTTAACTCCGTTCTGGGTAAATAA
- the fliP gene encoding flagellar type III secretion system pore protein FliP (The bacterial flagellar biogenesis protein FliP forms a type III secretion system (T3SS)-type pore required for flagellar assembly.): MMGAQRLPFSRNTTLLALFSLAGLTLLGGLLLAVWPGTAHAQAISLDLGQKAGPGTTGRLVQLSALITVISLAPSLLVMVTAFTRIIIVLSLLRGAIGAQGTPPNTVLIGLALFLTFFVMQPVFEKSWEDGISPLINGSISEMDGIKATAEPFRTFMLQNTRSADLATFASLAHVEPPKTAADTPWRILMPAFMVGELRRGFEMGFLLYLPFLVIDLVVSTVLMSLGMMMLPPTTISLPFKLIFFVMVDGWQLTAGSLVRSFGG; encoded by the coding sequence ATGATGGGCGCCCAACGTCTCCCATTCAGCCGCAACACTACCCTTCTGGCATTGTTTTCTCTTGCTGGCTTGACCCTGCTCGGCGGCCTGCTTCTCGCCGTCTGGCCGGGCACCGCCCACGCGCAGGCCATCAGTCTTGATCTGGGACAGAAAGCCGGGCCGGGCACAACAGGACGCCTTGTCCAGCTTTCAGCCCTGATCACCGTCATCTCTCTGGCTCCAAGCCTTCTGGTGATGGTCACCGCCTTTACGCGCATCATCATTGTCCTGTCGCTGTTGCGCGGCGCAATAGGAGCACAGGGCACACCACCAAACACGGTTCTGATCGGCCTCGCGCTCTTTCTCACTTTTTTTGTCATGCAACCCGTATTTGAAAAATCATGGGAAGATGGCATCTCGCCTCTCATCAACGGATCCATCAGTGAAATGGATGGTATAAAGGCGACAGCAGAACCCTTCCGGACATTCATGCTTCAGAACACGCGGTCTGCGGATCTGGCGACATTCGCCAGCCTCGCCCATGTCGAACCACCAAAGACCGCCGCAGATACCCCATGGCGTATTCTGATGCCTGCCTTCATGGTGGGGGAGTTACGCAGAGGCTTTGAAATGGGATTTCTGCTCTACCTGCCGTTTCTTGTCATTGATCTGGTCGTCTCAACCGTCCTCATGAGTCTGGGCATGATGATGCTGCCGCCCACGACGATTTCACTCCCGTTCAAGCTCATCTTCTTCGTGATGGTTGACGGCTGGCAACTGACGGCCGGTAGTCTGGTGAGAAGTTTCGGTGGATGA
- a CDS encoding ABC transporter ATP-binding protein codes for MGETVLALRDITRCYVSGDETLHVLRGLNFELRAGETVALVAPSGTGKSTLLHIAGLLDHPDGGVIEVAGRDAGRLPDKDRTAIRCSEIGFVYQFHHLLAEFTARENVALPQMIGGMSPAVSRRRAEELLGVFGLGHRLNHLPGKLSGGEQQRVAIARALANAPSVLLADEPTGNLDVSTADIVFDELLRVVRGSAVGALIATHNEELAARMDRVVTLRDGLLVEG; via the coding sequence ATGGGTGAGACAGTTCTGGCCCTGCGTGACATCACGCGTTGCTATGTCAGCGGCGACGAGACACTGCATGTCCTGCGTGGCTTGAATTTTGAACTCCGTGCTGGTGAAACTGTTGCTCTTGTCGCCCCGTCCGGCACGGGTAAATCCACTCTGCTGCATATCGCGGGTCTGCTTGATCATCCGGATGGTGGCGTGATCGAGGTTGCCGGACGGGACGCGGGACGTCTGCCGGACAAGGACCGTACGGCCATACGCTGTTCGGAAATCGGCTTTGTCTATCAGTTCCATCATCTGCTCGCTGAATTTACAGCTCGTGAAAATGTGGCTTTACCGCAGATGATCGGGGGAATGTCCCCGGCGGTTTCCCGTCGTCGGGCTGAAGAGTTGCTGGGTGTGTTCGGACTGGGGCATCGGCTAAATCACCTGCCCGGTAAACTGTCCGGTGGTGAACAGCAACGTGTCGCCATCGCCCGTGCGCTGGCCAATGCGCCATCTGTGCTGCTGGCGGATGAGCCGACCGGAAACCTCGATGTGTCCACTGCCGACATTGTGTTTGATGAACTGCTGCGCGTAGTGCGCGGCTCTGCTGTCGGAGCGCTGATCGCGACCCATAATGAAGAGCTTGCTGCCCGCATGGACCGGGTGGTGACCTTGCGGGATGGGCTGCTGGTTGAAGGATAG